A window of the Malaclemys terrapin pileata isolate rMalTer1 chromosome 6, rMalTer1.hap1, whole genome shotgun sequence genome harbors these coding sequences:
- the LOC128839274 gene encoding fibrinogen-like protein 1-like protein, translating to LCVAPVQGNGALAHKKVKRGFPKDCSNIPRDSPSGVHVIQPAGSPPRVVWCDMDTEGKGWTVVQRNSYNTEITWKESWSTYKYGSGNVQQDYWLGNEYLSLLTRQNTYKVRFVVEDKSNNTRYAEYDIFSVEDEPSGYPLRLGRYSGDGEDYVTTYHSGLGGIHDNMKFSTSDKDQDQASGNCASSYGGWWYDKCQNVLLNGKGSIYWAGFCKSGECKSSLILVKPTDVCWVRQEEPILLGSWRR from the exons CTTTGCGTAGCCCCCGTGCAGGGCAACGGGGCCCTGGCCCACAAGAAGGTCAAGAGGG ggttccccaaagactgcagcaacattcccagggacagccccagCGGGGTCCATGTCATCCAGCCGGCAGGCTCTCCCCCTCGAGTGGTGTGGTGTGACATGGACACCGAAGGCAAAGGCTGGACCGTTGTCCAAAGAAATTCTTACAACACAGAGATCACCTGGAaggagtcctggagcacctacaagtacggctCTGGGAACGTGCAGCAGGATTACTGGCTGGGCAACGAGTACCTGTCCCTGCTCACGCGACAGAACACCTACAAGGTCCGCTTTGTGGTGGAGGACAAATCCAACAACACCCGCTACGCAGAGTATGACATCTTCAGTGTCGAGGATGAGCCCAGCGGGTACCCGCTGAGGCTGGGCAGGTACTCTGGGGACGGCGAGGACTATGTCACCACCTACCACTCCGGCCTGGGGGGCATACACGACAACATGAAGTTCAGCACAAGTGACAAGGATCAGGACCAGGCCAGTGGGAATTGCGCAAGTAGCTATGGAGGCTGGTGGTACGACAAGTGTCAGAACGTCCTGCTCAATGGGAAAGGCTCCATCTACTGGGCAGGGTTCTGTAAGAGTGGGGAGTGCAAGTCTTCCCTCATCCTGGTTAAGCCAACAGATGTGTGCTGGGTCCGGCAGGAGGAGCCCATCCTCCTTGGGAGCTGGCGCCGCTGA